tgtattattttgtttttattaatatctaaatttataagatattaaaaaaaaagtgggttctaatttagtatataattttttaggaaCTTCGAATTATTGGTATAGGCgatattatgaaaaacattttacaatcaaATTCTTCAAATGAAGCTGTGATTATTGCAACTTGCCAGTTGATTAGAGCCCAACTACGTGAAGATAATTGTAGTGGAGATTTCTCTAATGCAGGGGAACGATCACGACTTTTCGGTTGTGAACTAATGTTACCTCTACTTCAATTGTTAAAAGGTGAGTAaaacatttaactatattaaaaatgtatttttataattattatggaagaatgaaaaaaaatcttattcgGATTACaacaatgtaaatatgtaataaaataaattgcgcATTAGTTTGCAAAATACCCAGTTTGTTCAAAACATAGTTAAAAATCCATGGGAAAATGCTTCAAACTAGTTTTGTtcctaattacatattaaaaatgttattttatgtatatttcagatgataaaataattgagtTAGAAGAAGTAACTAGTGAAATATTCTTTACCTTAGCTACGATTATTGTTCGTTTTGAATTTTGTCGTAAATTTAATGAATGTGGAGGCTTGTTAAGACTTAAATTAGCCATGGACCGTCATTGCACAATGGTACACTAATTATCATTGAGTATcctaaacttaataattataaaaaaaaaatgttttggatatttaatgtaacaaaatgtaatctgttcttaatatttattacagagATTGAATTGTCAGGCTTTTAAACTTCTTAAATCGCTCGCTGGTGATGATATTGTGAAGGACGATATCAGAAAAGTAGGATTTTGTCCACTCATACTTTCAGCCTTACAGAGGCATATagtgagtaatttttttttttgatagaaaactttaaattaatgaatataactaaaataactggtctttttttttttgtagaacaACAAACAACTGTGTATTGATGCAATGAAGTTATTGACAGCTCTGACATTACGCTCTCCACAAAACAGTGCTGAATTGACACAATTAGGTATTGCGGAGCTCATTGTCCAGGCCATGAAAGTGCATTCGAATGATGACAAACAtcaggtatttaataaaatatatttaatttactaataatttagtattgagcttaaaaacaatgtttatcaacaaacaacatagacaaatattaaaaattatttacaatggaCTAAGCATATTTGTACTGGaaacaaaatgatttaaatgtaatactaaCTAACATTgtcacaattattaataataaaataaaatacatattatagtctcTCTAGTGAGAGAACGTGCTGCGCACAGACTAAAACTGGTTCCACCACGCAACACCCTGCCATAGGGGAACCAGCAAGGTGTCGTGGGGGGATGTGCAGAATTGGCGCATTCTCTCGTTGGACAGAGTATAGTGTACCTTTCCTTTATTTTACCTGATGTtgcaatacttttaaattttattatttagagttcatagttttaattttgtgttttgccttaaatatcataaatcccATTTTATACCTGTGTTAATGATaccttcttttttatttttttatttttgtaattattttaatttgtttacgttaaataataataattgtaaaatgtttgtgtttaatTTACAGAAACATGCTTGTACAGCTGTGCGCAATATAGTTTCAAGAAACCGTGAACTAGCCTCAGAGTTTTTGGCGCATAATATTGAAagcataattgaaaaaataataagtcaatataaaaattgtgaGTTTGAAGCTAAAAGTGCTTTACGAGATCTTGGTTTGGATGTTAGCTTTGTAGAACAATGGACTGGCACTGGACAGAATTTATCATCGTAGAGCTTATgttattaaagttaataactACTATTCAAattccaataattattaattaacgtgGATTTTTCCCCACATTAATCACAATAACTTTACTAATTTTTGTtacttttatattgttaataataaattattgttacactaaaataatatattatattctgcttTATGCTTATCGTATGATttgtatatgataattattaatttattataaagttaaagAATTGATTagattaactattaactaactCTAAAGAGAACTAATAAAAGTAAAAGAAGCTctcaataatatacctatatattaattaaatatatttagtaataacactttcacaaaattgtgtttaaaatttaaatttatttcataatattttattttaatcttggcatcacatttattacataatgtGCTACCTTATATTTCAACCACTTTGTTTccttattatgtattaatatattataaacttcatGGTTTTCAATTTATGAACACACTTACTGccacataatatagtatgcataatgtatattatataattcatatttctttaatatattatggtcttattttatattaatattttacatactcgtAACTAGAGATAGGATGTCGATGACTTGCATTTTTTTCCTTTGATACTATCAAATGCTATCttagctaaaaaaaattgtttcgtGTTCTATTGATTCAGAatgtactaaatttattttgcattttttcacatttttagcattaaatgcattttcttataaatatttttttatagtttttgtacaTTGTGGGTAATTTtcctcaaattttaaattttaaagaatatttgtttaaaaaataattgtattattgttggtGGGTTTTGACAAACAATGAAagctacatttttttatttatattttactttttaatttatttttaataatttcaaataattttttttactgtgaataaaccttaaaattgaaatgttaaCTAAATGTGGTTTATGAAaatttttaggtcatcaacatATCATAACACATCATCCTAATCTCTAGTCATAacccacttaaaaattaaaatatcttaaaaccaacaaaaaaacacagataatgttcttacctaaaagtttgataataggtcaattcattctattatcaaaactaacagcacaccaTTGATCTAGTGAACAAAAATTTGGTATGtcatacgtgtgtaagacaACATGCGGGTGCAACGTCCTCTTAGccataacaaatatattaaccgTAGAAAATGTACAGACTATTAGTAGACATTTTCTAGATGAAACCAGGGTGAAAAATAATGCTCCTGGATGTTtggaccatatcatttacacggttcattatcccggtgtgggataaatttttttttatacatacagtGTGTTCACCAATTTAGGGACCACTGAATTTTTCAACCGGATTATTTtggaataaattgattttttttacaagctggtggcatataaatacatttcaaaattgttatcattttgGTCTGCGCATGTTGgagtaaaaacttattttttttaagtaatatagaTGAATAAGAGCCatgtcaattttaataaataatacatttttttattattttaaaaaatttataaaatcatttataattaattcttgATAGTAGCAAACGCCCCACGTCAAGACACGTGGGAGAATTTTAAACTAGTCTAGTTAAGAGTTCCACCAATCGTctagaattacaaaatatatacatgttttcatCAAATGTACATTTGAACATTAAAATGAgggaaaaaaacataaatgattaattttgttaaaactgtAAATTTTATGCAGATAAGCATTAAGAGGATGCTATACAGATatttattgtctccgtcttataagtggtaagaacattatctgtgtttgtatgtgggctTTTTACGATacttcaatttttaagtgagttatgaatattttcgatttacgctatattatatacgcataacttactaataaatttaactatcgTATAAAACATACGGATAATGTACTTACcatcaaatttcataataggtctattcactataatttttaaaataacggaACTAATGGTACTTccctgagcgtaaatttggtatgtttctgacttgtaagacgaagataACAAATGACTGTGTAACGTCCACTTAAGATAGAGCTAATTCCATGtccaaaataattacaaaaacatttaaacattgcGCAATTTGCAATACAGCAAAAATGTAGCtagtttttatggtaaataaaattattgagttttgcaagacaatataatatatttgtaactaTTACATATTAGAGATCAGAAGAAAGATGACTACCacgaggaaaaaaaattaagattgaATATTTGTAAGAATTTTAATAGTTAGATATAATAGAATTAAAGAAAATAgagatattatgttttgatgaTTTACTTCAAATtgatttattggtttttatttatatggcctgtttttccaaaattttcTTTTTGGTTCTTTAGCATTTGATTTGCATTCACATCATTCATTCgacctatattttgtttttttacggtATCAACCGAATCGTTATTTACAGCTTGGTACTGTTTTTGTTCTGAAGCATATTGTTGAAGAGGAGGTGATTGACCTTGTTGCTGTTGTGTTTGAGTGTCATTAGATTTTTGTGCTGTTTGATCTGGTTGCTGAGGAACTGCATTTTGAGAAATGCTTTGgtgttgttgctgttgctgttgctgctgctgctgatgttgttgctgttgctgctgatATTGTTGTTGTGGCTGCTGATGTTGTTGTGGCTGCTGTTGCATTTGTTGTGGCTGCTGATGTTGTTGTGGCTGCTGTTGCATTTGTTGTGGCTGCTGTTGCATATGATGTGGCTGCTGTTGcatttgttgttgttgctgaTATTGTGGTAACTGTGGTTGATTTTGTGGGTGCTGCTGCTGGAATTGTTGGTGCTGTTGGTTCATTTGTCCCACATATGGCTCTTGAGGATATCCCATTTGTTGAGGCTGATGATAATTAGGATGCATTTGATAAGCCGGTCCATGATTCAGTGAAGGTTTTGGGATATTCTGAAATaagagaaaattttaaaatatttacagtagaaaGACTGTTAATCTAAATATATCAATccctaatcaatattataattttaattttatatttttacaaataaatacttaaaagttaaattatagttCTACCCAATCAGCATTATTcctaaaaactaaatttgtttcATTCAATCtagacatttataaattatagatatgcCATAAAATGATTCATTGGTTCTTGATTCAAACTATATGactgtttaatactttaatttctatactattttaaacattgagagtattaatttttattgaatgtacaAAAGCCTCAACAAAAGTTGAAGAATGGATAACTTTGGTTTGCACGaccgtacataataataataatgatatgatgattataatgttatataacatattaattaaatactataataaatattaaattaaacttctAATAAAAATCAGTCAACTGAATtacttaattacaaattaatacaaataaaatatgtttttagtgatatacttaatacattgattttcatataaaaaaataaaaaataaagtcaatTAATATTGAGTAGGGACTGATGAGGGACTATTATAGGAGCACAAAACACAAAATagcttttattaatttgaaagagttaattaaaaatgaaatggtATAGGTTCaacgtttctactcacattattcaatgaATAAAGATGCACAATGTTATTGTGCCACACTTACCGTATTGCCTATCTTATAGAATATCGTGTAACcttgctttaaattttcaatccttagctataaaagttgaacaatttttaaagtttaaatttgtgtcaaaatttaaaatttaaatgcttacaaaaataaattgtgcctgtgtatttttaatattttgcaactgctgtagtaacaatatatcagcagccttgtattacattttcaagctttttgacccaacaaatacaatttaattaacatttatagaaaaaaagacttaaaaaaatggaaactgaaaataaccgtaacagttcaaaacaaatcaaaatattttacgtaaaacttcctgtttttccttaatttttttttttcctggcgcttttgaaaactatttggaaatttaaattttttcctcTCAAAttcaccaactagatttactttcccatcaaacaagatactgttgaagaaaatcaaagcagttttactgcctctTACAATGATGAAAGAGtgaaagacacaaaaaaaacacaacatagtaaaatcaatacattcattgctccgttcagaatctaggATATAGGTATTGCAACATTGTACCACATACAGTATCAATTGAATAAACTAgtttagaaaattcaaaatttccacTACTTAATAAGACTAAAATTCGGAGATTTTTCTAAATAGTATTTCATCTGTAATTTGTTTGaacacatgtatattataaaatgtacttactGGGTGATGTTGATAATATTCTGGAGGATATTGTGGAATCTAAAATAGTACATAATTTGacataattaacaaataactaaaagtaagaaaaattttgatttatacaatattatatgcaagGTTTATACTAACTTGACCGTTTTGAATCATTTGATCAATTTGTTGTTGCCTTTGATGTTCAAATTGTTTAAGCTCATCATTAGTATAGATTTCATTTTGATCAATAGTTTTCCATCCTTCATCTTTTTCAAAGTTAGGTTGTTCTGACATACGCTTAAATTCTTCCCAGCTGATTAGTCTATCTCGATTTAGATCGACCTCATTAAAAACATGTTCACGCATTCGTTCCATTTCTTCAGCTTTTTCCATTAGATCTGATTTTGCCATACCTTGTTGATAAAGCTTATCCAACTCCCGTACAAATAATGCTTTTAATTCTTCTTCATCCCAAAATCCATTTCCATCAatgtctatttaaaaataaatgaaataagatATAAGCTATTCGTAATAGCAAAATATGCTGGATTCTATTTCATTTAACAAGAGTTGTTTTAACCATTTAATTACAAAGAATATACAAGccattcataattaaatttatggttgtaaacttaaaaattaaatattataaataattattttagattttgagcggatcGAGgactgtattgattttataataagtgtttttttaaaataatttttgtgtctgaagacacttaataaaataaaaaaataatccaatcaTCAATTTTGAGGGAGGTTTCTGGAAGAAAATTGAAtctagtaggtatttttaaaataattggaaaaaaaagtagttaaaattttttgcTTTCTGCCCATTCCATTttcatgtataaaaattagggcatagattatataattctaataaaaattacaaactttaattattattgaattttttaccaTGCATTGCAAAAAATGTACGAGGATTAAAACTTTCTCCTTCCATTTCATCTTGTTTTTCCCAAACTTCTTCAAGTTGTTTTTTGCTTCCTGGGTGATGAATCTATTAGGTTTTTTAAATAAGGCAAAAACTATTAGGAACCACTTCAgacttctaaataatatatattaaattcatactGGATCAAGTTTATGCTTGACTTCTCTTTCAGATTCCAATTTTGTCTCTTCTGACAAGAATTTTTGACGTTCTTCATCAGtcatttgtttcattttttgttctctttcaaaatgtttttgcaTTTCATATtctttaaacatttgtttacgTTTCAGGTCAGCATCTGCCAGATCTTTAGCAACCTAATCCAAGTAgagttaacaaaataataataatatcactatatcagTGTTGGGAAGAAACACGTTCCTTTTATAGGAAAAGAGCTTGGAACGagttctatttaaaatattggaacGAGGAACTGGAaagaattcttatttttaaggaACTTTTCATTcctcaaaaaatgaaaaaaaaaataatgaaagttatttttagtaataatattttctagaaaGTGCCTGGCATAGTCACCAggctatacaatttttgaattataataaataattatatcagttttgttaaaaatcggcGCTCCTTAGAAACTCTAGTTTTTACGCCAATTTTTGTTAGTtttgaaagtaaaaaatttgtttaattataatgaatataaaaattagctGATTATTTCTGGTTTAAAAGTTGTCGGCAGAAAACACCATTGACAACCGCTCAGatcgtaaaaataatgtaaaggAATGTGGAACTTTCCCAACACTGCTATAtcagcaaatatattttaatttcagagTAGGTAAAACTGAAGAGAAGTAAACTGATAATATCCTATTCAAGCATTCACTATACCTGTTGTATAAGTTTCAAaagatcatttttttcaaagctGTGTGGATTTTGATGATCAACATGACCTGGATCAGAAGAATCACTATAAGCTTTTCTTGCTATATCACGTAGTCTGTTTAGTTCCTGGCGTTTAAGTTCATCTAATTTTGAACGAATATGATGCCCTACATATTCTAATTCATCAGCAATTTTACCAGTCTAAAAAATAAGATTCAccagaaatataaattacacatatcgttagaacataatatttgatttttatatgttttttccaTATTAGGTTATTAGATCTGAtggtaatgtaaataaatatcagTCAATATCTAAAAAGGTcgaatttttatactttttaatatagtaCATACCCTAATATCTGCTTCATCAGCAGTTTcaagtttttttctaaattcgTCATCTTTTTCTAAGGTTTCCACAACTTCTCGTAAATAACGGTTATATTCAATACCTAAAtcaacctataaaatataaaataaaatattaaacaacac
This portion of the Acyrthosiphon pisum isolate AL4f chromosome A1, pea_aphid_22Mar2018_4r6ur, whole genome shotgun sequence genome encodes:
- the LOC100166698 gene encoding armadillo repeat-containing protein 6 homolog; translated protein: MDQKAFDEAVNDTMDLLDMNYSEALKDTISQFQQLGMDMGGIKIDIEKATDPLPSALFKLKTYYETAIWEESIKEEIVSNLSIVENECKTHEGRHLSKLSGAYNIVCGYLDRLAELDVDQKAQLIKTFDSLLGGGQVVYGKALDIMVELLKNTKDEKVLLAQLSWFKTISELEDEREELRIIGIGDIMKNILQSNSSNEAVIIATCQLIRAQLREDNCSGDFSNAGERSRLFGCELMLPLLQLLKDDKIIELEEVTSEIFFTLATIIVRFEFCRKFNECGGLLRLKLAMDRHCTMRLNCQAFKLLKSLAGDDIVKDDIRKVGFCPLILSALQRHINNKQLCIDAMKLLTALTLRSPQNSAELTQLGIAELIVQAMKVHSNDDKHQKHACTAVRNIVSRNRELASEFLAHNIESIIEKIISQYKNCEFEAKSALRDLGLDVSFVEQWTGTGQNLSS
- the LOC100164693 gene encoding nucleobindin-2, with amino-acid sequence MKSILCVSFMFVVYMVNYAVSPPPAYVANTRPTVRLSDQEFEHIIKDEQDNTQKNHQPPPDEKTLVDLGIEYNRYLREVVETLEKDDEFRKKLETADEADIRTGKIADELEYVGHHIRSKLDELKRQELNRLRDIARKAYSDSSDPGHVDHQNPHSFEKNDLLKLIQQVAKDLADADLKRKQMFKEYEMQKHFEREQKMKQMTDEERQKFLSEETKLESEREVKHKLDPIHHPGSKKQLEEVWEKQDEMEGESFNPRTFFAMHDIDGNGFWDEEELKALFVRELDKLYQQGMAKSDLMEKAEEMERMREHVFNEVDLNRDRLISWEEFKRMSEQPNFEKDEGWKTIDQNEIYTNDELKQFEHQRQQQIDQMIQNGQIPQYPPEYYQHHPNIPKPSLNHGPAYQMHPNYHQPQQMGYPQEPYVGQMNQQHQQFQQQHPQNQPQLPQYQQQQQMQQQPHHMQQQPQQMQQQPQQHQQPQQMQQQPQQHQQPQQQYQQQQQQHQQQQQQQQQQHQSISQNAVPQQPDQTAQKSNDTQTQQQQGQSPPLQQYASEQKQYQAVNNDSVDTVKKQNIGRMNDVNANQMLKNQKENFGKTGHINKNQ